A section of the Melopsittacus undulatus isolate bMelUnd1 chromosome 3, bMelUnd1.mat.Z, whole genome shotgun sequence genome encodes:
- the MKKS gene encoding molecular chaperone MKKS produces MSRLEAKKPSLFITDPLTKDGVSQSLSLLNRILKSCYGPAGQLKQLHNGMGGYVCTTSQSSAILSRLPVSHPVLGVLMASVQNHISRFSDCGLFTAILCCSLIENFKSLNIASCTVIKISKHLLSLCMDYLKSETCGCRVAVDFSSVETLLCLVRSVLRSKPACMLNKTEVDHLATLILKAFLFTVPCHAESNAVLGKCVIVPMKSRRVMDSAVLPGLLIEVPEIQLAKPLTVKRTCSNMIKIALFCLSMSGDSFSPKEGTITVHHGISLEMSELNQLLNVGKQLVNDEVGLVVCQKVIHPSLKQYLKENGVIAVDRAGLSLMEPLSRMTGSKPIASIHDLSPGCYGSLKDVCVESFASKNFVHLIPNDTVVCSLVLCNRNETTWDELKRACETAEHVLQLTLKEPLALLGGGCTETHLASYIRYKSCSLSTSSFEDIGCSQTQYQLVADGFCRSLESVARSLNHDEGEILTDMVYGHCWFVPPGFPPASSWSDLVSKCGCGVNGNGENLKWRLLQGQFGSVVTQDCPKEPLVKAADFLTLDCYAAKCSGLQVALETANLISDLLYVIKDQN; encoded by the exons ATGTCTCGTCTTGAAGCTAAAAAGCCTTCGTTATTTATTACTGACCCTTTAACTAAAGATGGAGTTAGTCAGTCACTGTCCCTGCTGAATAGAATATTAAAATCTTGCTATGGTCCTGCTGGTCAGCTCAAACAGCTCCACAATGGTATGGGAGGCTATGTTTGTACAACTTCACAATCTTCAGCTATACTCAGTCGTCTTCCTGTCAGTCATCCTGTGTTAGGTGTTTTGATGGCCTCTGTACAGAACCATATATCCCGCTTCAGTGACTGTGGTTTATTTACTGCCATTCTCTGCTGTAGTTTGATTGAAAACTTTAAAAGCCTAAACATTGCATCTTGCACTGTCATTAAAATAAGCAAGCATCTTTTGAGTCTGTGTATGGACTACCTCAAATCTGAGACCTGTGGTTGCAGAGTGGCTGTTGATTTTAGCAGTGTTGAGACTCTTCTGTGTTTGGTGCGTAGCGTATTAAGAAGCAAACCTGCTTGCATGCTTAATAAAACAGAGGTTGATCATCTTGCCACACTGATTTTAAAGGCTTTTCTATTTACTGTTCCGTGTCATGCTGAGAGTAATGCTGTTTTAGGAAAGTGTGTAATAGTACCCATGAAAAGTAGAAGAGTTATGGATTCTGCAGTTCTTCCTGGGCTACTGATAGAAGTGCCAGAAATCCAATTGGCAAAACCACTTACTGTCAAAAGAACTTGTTCAAACATGATCAAGATAGCACTTTTCTGTCTGTCCATGTCAGGAGACAGCTTCAGCCCTAAAGAAGGAACTATAACTGTCCATCATGGAATTTCTCTAGAAATGTCAGAGCTGAATCAGTTGCTTAACGTAGGAAAGCAGCTGGTTAATGATGAGGTTGGCCTTGTAGTGTGCCAGAAAGTTATCCATCCATCCTTGAAGCAGTACCTGAAAGAGAACGGTGTCATCGCTGTGGACAGAGCTGGGCTGTCTCTCATGGAACCCCTGAGTCGGATGACAG GTTCAAAGCCAATAGCTTCCATACATGACTTGTCTCCTGGTTGTTATGGCAGTCTGAAAGACGTGTGTGTTGAGAGTTTTGCTTCCAAAAACTTTGTGCATCTAATTCCTAATGACACAGTTGTTTGCAGCTTGGTACTCtgtaacagaaatgaaacaacatGGGATGAATTGAAG CGTGCTTGTGAAACTGCAGAACATGTGTTGCAGTTAACACTGAAGGAACCTTTGGCATTACTAGGAGGTGGCTGTACAGAAACTCACCTGGCTTCTTATATAAGATATAAG agCTGCAGTCTGTCCACCAGCAGTTTTGAAGATATAGGTTGTTCTCAAACACAATACCAATTGGTTGCTGATGGGTTTTGCCGTTCCCTGGAGTCTGTAGCTCGCTCTCTGAATCATGATGAGGGAGAAATTCTTACAGACATGGTTTATGGACACTGTTGGTTTGTTCCACCAGGTTTTCCACCTGCCTCTAGTTGGTCAGACTTAGTTTCAAAATGCGGCTGTGGGGTTAATGGTAATGGTGAGAATCTCAAATGGAGGCTTTTGCAGGGCCAGTTTGGCTCTGTTGTTACACAGGACTGCCCTAAAGAGCCCCTAGTAAAGGCTGCTGACTTTCTGACATTGGACTGTTATGCTGCAAAGTGTAGTGGCCTGCAAGTAGCTCTGGAGACAGCCAATCTAATTTCGGATCTCTTGTACGTCATCAAAGATCAAAATTAG